The following coding sequences are from one Melanotaenia boesemani isolate fMelBoe1 chromosome 17, fMelBoe1.pri, whole genome shotgun sequence window:
- the npvf gene encoding pro-FMRFamide-related neuropeptide VF → MLTAVILNVLLLLGGLGGVAASDIHVFGKSIHSDNTMQGSNDGRHTVKKQPYQQTKSGIRRNLDLESFNIHVTPTTSKLSLPTIIKLYPPTVKPLYKHVNMPMRFGRESSPGDDRSPNSNPNLPQRFGRSWEVIRICAKCRNVREAPRLVLPQRFGRNVPYWSLLRTLASEQLLNTGLHWTEEFDITSSLEEEVDMEEKQFSG, encoded by the exons ATGTTGACAGCAGTGATACTGAATGTGCTCCTGCTGCTGGGGGGTCTTGGAGGGGTGGCGGCATCTGACATCCATGTCTTTGGGAAATCCATCCACAGTGATAACACTATGCAGGGCAGCAATGATGGCAgacacacagtgaagaaacagcCATACCAACAG actAAAAGTGGAATCCGCAGGAATTTAGATCTGGAGAGCTTCAACATTCACGTGACTCCCACCACCAGCAAACTCAGCCTGCCCACCATAATCAAGCTCTATCCACCCACTGTCAAACCTCTCTACAAGCATGTCAATATGCCCATGCGTTTTGGGAGGGAAAGCAGTCCCGGTGACGACAGGTCTCCAAATTCGAACCCCAACTTGCCACAGAGATTTGGACGGTCCTGGGAGGTGATCCGAATCTGTGCAAAATGCCGCAATGTCAGAGAGGCACCCAGACTGGTGCTGCCTCAAAGATTTGGGAGAAATGTTCCATACTGGAGCCTTCTCAGGACTCTAGCCAGTGAGCAGTTACTGAACACTGGCTTGCACTG GACTGAAGAATTTGACATTACATCCAGCTTGGAAGAGGAAGTGGatatggaagaaaaacaatttaGTGGATAA